One stretch of Buteo buteo chromosome Z, bButBut1.hap1.1, whole genome shotgun sequence DNA includes these proteins:
- the PMAIP1 gene encoding phorbol-12-myristate-13-acetate-induced protein 1: MMPGRTLRKAAPPAAPAGREVEAQCALQLRRIGDKWDLRQKILNLLTKLFFPET; this comes from the exons ATGATGCCTGGCAGGACCCTGCGCAAagccgcgccgcccgccgctcccGCAG GGCGGGAGGTGGAGGCTCAGTGCGCCCTGCAGCTGCGCAGGATCGGCGACAAGTGGGACCTGCGGCAGAAGATCCTGAACCTCCTCACGAAGCTATTCTTCCCGGAGACGTGA